One Natronomonas gomsonensis genomic window, CTCCTCGTAGGTGAGTTGCTCCTGTTCTTCGATGAGGGGGTGGTACTCCACCTCGTTGCGTCGGTTGCCGAACTTGTCGAACGACTGCAGTTCGTGGCCCTCCTTATCGATTCGGTCGGCGGTGTCGGCCATTCGCTCGCCGAGTACTTCGCCGTAACCCGACAGCACGTCCTCGGCCCACTCGTACTCGTCGTCGGGATAGATGCGCCGGGCCTCGAACTGCAGCGTCGGGTCCAACTCCCAGTAGTTGCAGTACCGGCCTTCGTCGTAGTCGCCGTACCGTATCGGGTCGGTCGTCATATCGGAGCGTTTCGAGTCCCGAAGTATAAACCCACGCCGGAACACCGAAAGAAACCGCTATTCCCCATTTCACGGTTAAACTAATTGTTCGTTTATACCTGTCCGAAATCATCATACCGGCGCCACCGCATTCCTTCGACAGGATGGCCACGAGCGACGAACTCTCGAACGAGGATTTGGACGTGACGGTCGACGACGACGACCTCGTCGTCCGAGCGACCATCGACCGCCCAGACCAGCGCAACGCATTAAACGACAACGTCATCGACGGCCTCTCGGCCGTCCTCGATTTCGCCGACGACGGCCCCGCACGCGTGGTCGTCATCCGCGGCGCAGAGGGTTCCTTCTGTGCCGGCGGCGACATCAAGTCGATGGCGAGCGCCGTCGGACAGGGGTCGAAAGCCTACCGCGAGGGCTTCGCCGGCATGAAACAACTCATCGAGAAGGCCGTCGACACTGCCGCCCTGACCGTCGCCGCCGTCGAGGGGTACTGTCTGGCCGGCGGGATGGGCTTGGCCGCCGCCTGCGACGTCATCGTCGCAAGCGAGGAAGCCACCTTCGGCACCCCCGAGGTCGACATCGGCATCTTCCCCGCACAGGCACTCGTCCCCATCATGCGAACGGTCAACGAGAAACAGGCGTTCAAATACCTCTTCACCGGGGAACACTTCGACGCCGAGACGGCCCAGGACATCGGCTTCGTCACCGACCTCGTTCCCGAGGCGGCGTTCGACGAGGAACTGAACGGCTTAGTCGACGACCTCGTGACGCCGTCGTCGTTCATGATAGAAATCGGCAAGGAGTCGTTCTACAACCAACGGGAGATGAACTTCGACGAGGCGCTGGACTACATGCGAGAGATGGTGACGATGCTCGCGATGAGCGACGACGCCGAGGAGGGGTTCAACTCCTTCCTCACCGACGGCGAACCCGACTGGAAGGGCCGCCCCGACGAGGAATAGCCCGCTAACCAAACCCGAAACCACACCACAACCAATGACCATCGAACAAGACTCAGTCAAAGGCAACGACCCGGACAAAGCAGTAATCAGTGCGTCCCTCACGGGCGCACTCACCACTCGCGACCAGTGTGAGGCGATTCCCTACACGCCCGAGGAAATCGCCGAAGACGCCGCCGCCGCCCGCGAGAACGGCGCGGCCATCGCACACATCCACGCCCGCACCGACAACGGTTCGCCAACCTTCGACGAGGAGACGTATCAGGAAATCTACGACGAGGTTCGCGCACGCACCGACATCCTCATCAACTTCTCGACGGGCGCGCTGCACGAACCCGTCGACACCCGCGTCAAATACGTCGAGGGCGTCCGGCCCGACATCGCGGCGCTGAACATGGGGTCGATGAACTACGCGAAGTACTCCGAATCCCGCGATGACTTCGTCTTCGATATGGTGTTCGAGAACCCCTTCAACGAGATTCGGGAGTTCCTGCAGGCGATGAACGGCTCGGGAGTCAAACCCGAACTGGAGTGTTTCGACACCGGCCACATCGGCAACATCCGACCGTTCGTCGAGTCGGGCGACCTCGAACACCCAATCAACTTCTCGCTCGTGATGGGCGTCCTCGGCGGCATCCCGCCGACCGTCGAGAACCTCGCCCACCAAGTCCGACAGTTGCCCGACAGCGCCAACTGGCAGGTCATCGGCATCTCCCGAGAGCAGTGGCAGCTCGTCGCCGCCGCCCTCGCGATGGGCGGCAACGTTCGTGTCGGCCTCGAAGACAACTTCTATCTCCCGAACGGCGAGATGTCGACGAATCCCGAACTCGTCGCGAAAGCCGCCGAAATGACCCGCAACGTCGGTCGAGAACCTGCCACGCCCGAGGAAGCCGCCGACATCATGGAAATCGACGCCGACCACTTCTGAGTCCCCGCTTTCGACGGTATTTTGCTACCGTGGGCCACAATCCCGAGACGTGTCCTCCACCCCCGCTATCGCCGCCGACGGCCTGACGAAACGCTACGGCACGACTCCGGCCGTCGACGGCCTCGACCTCTCGATTCCGCGCGGCAGCGTCTACGGCTTCCTCGGTCCCAACGGCGCCGGCAAGACGACCACGATGCGACTGCTGACGACGCTAACGCGGCCGACCGAGGGGACCGCGTCCGTCTGTGGCGACCCCGTGACCGACCGCGAAGCCGTCATCGAACACGTCGGCTACCTCCCAGAAGTGCCGCCCGTCTACGACGAACTCACCGCCAGAGAGGGGCTACGCTACGTCGCTGACCTCCGACGCCTCGGCGACATCGAAGAGCACATCGACGCCTACCTCGAACGATTCGGTCTCGCCGAGGACGCCGACCGCCGAATCGGCACCTACTCGAAGGGGATGCGACAGAAGACGGCGCTCATCGCGACCGTACTGCACGACCCCGACGTGGTGTTCCTCGACGAACCAACCAGCGGCCTCGACCCCCGGGCGGCCAGGACCGTCCGTGACCTCATCGCCGACCTCGCCGCCGAAGACGTGACGGTGTTTCTCTCGACGCACATCCTCCCGGTCGTCGAGGAGCTCGCCGACACCGTGGGCGTCCTCTCCGATGGTCGCCTACTGGCTGAGGGGTCGCCCGAGTCACTCCGGCAGCGTGTCGAGGGTGGCGAGGGGACGCTCGAAGACGCCTTCCTCGACATCACCGACGAATGGGACTGAAAACCGACGCCGCCGTCGCGTGGACGATTGCTCGGACAGAGACCCGACGCAGTCTCCGGGCGCTCCTGTCGGACCGACGGCAACTCGCCGCACTCGGGTTCGCCTTCCTCGGTATGGCACCCATCCTCGTCGGCGCCCTGCCGTCGCTGTATCTGACCGGAAACGCGGTCGCCAGCGGCGAGGTGACGCTGTCGACGACGGTCGTCCGTGGACAGTTCGTCACGACCTTCGCCGGCCTCGTCGGGTTGGGCGTCATCCGGGCGCTCGAACGCGCCTCGACGGTCGACCACGCCGACTACCTCCTGACGGCCGTCTCACCGCGTTCGCTCACCGTCGGCCTCATCGGCGCCGAGTTCCTTCGCACTCTCGGCGTCCTCGGTCCCGTCTTCCTCGTGGTTTACGGACCGTTCCTCCTCGGACTTGGGACGCCGGCGCTGGGGGCCGTCGCCGTTCTCGCCACCGTTCCCGCACTGGCCGCTACGCTCACCCTCGGGTACGCCCTCGGTCTGCTCGTTCGACTGGCGGGGCGACGATTTAGAGTAACCCGACGGCGCGGCCAACTGCTCGGCGTCCTCGGCGCGATTGTGCTGGTCGGCGGAACGTTCGTCGCCACCACCGAAGTCATCGCTTTCGTCCAGTCGCCGCCGTCGGTGCTCGCTGCCGTCCCACTGGCGCCGTACGCCGACCTGTTCGTCCTCGGGACACCGACTGCACCGCCAGTCGGCGTCGAGACGGGCCTCGGCATCGCGGTGGTGTGTTCGCTTACCGCCGTCGGTGTCGCGGCGTCGATACCCCTGTCGGTCCGACTGTGGTTCGGCGACGCCAACCGCCGAACCGACACGGCTGACAGCAGAGAAACAGTCAGCATGCCGGGATTCCTGTCGGGACGGCCTCTCGGGCGGGCGGTGTTCTGGCTGTGGCTCCGCGGCGTTCGTGCGCCGACCGGGTTCGTCCACCTGCTGTACGTCGTCTTCGCGACGTTTCCGGCGCTTGGGTCGCTCGCGGGGGCCGAAGAACCGCTGTTGTGGCTTCCACCCGTCGCCCTCGGCGTTGGTGCGTTGTTCGCCGGTGCGGCCTTCGGGCTGAATTCCCTCGGCGACGAGGGGGCGGCGCTGCCGGCCGTCGTTCTCGCGAGGGCGGCCGGCCGGACGCTGGTCCGTGCGCGCATGATGGCCGGTATCGCGCTGCTGTTGCCGCCGGCGCTGATACTCGCCGTCGTTGCGGGCGTCGTCGGTCCGATGACGCTCACGACCGCCGCACTCGTCGTCGCCTTCGGGGTCGTCCTGACGGGGTTCAGCGCCGCCCTCGCCGTCGGTCTCGGGACACTCATCCCGAACTTCGAGTCCCAGCGCGTCTTCGGCGTTGAGGCGGTTCAGCCGACACCGTGGGCCGTCTTCGGCCACCTCTTCAGCGTCGGCGTCGCCGCACTCGTCGGCTTTCTCGCCATCGCCGTCCCGCACCTCCTCGATACGTCCTCGGTCGCCATCCGAATCCTGCCGGTCGGGGCCGTTTCGGCGCTCCTCGCAGTTGTCGGATTCGTGTGCTATCGATACGCAATCCGGCGCGTCGAGACGTTCACCTACGAGTGACGAGGGGGATCAGGCCGCCCACTCTAACATTCGCGCGTAGAAGGGGTCCGTCGACAACGCCCCACGGTCGCCGACCAACACCAGGGCCTTCTTCGCCCGCGTCAGCGCGACGTTCATCCGACGGCTGTCCTCGAAGATGGGACTCGTGAGGTCTTCGGTGGCGACGAAGGAGATGACGATGACCTCCTTCGAGGACCCCTGAAACCGGTCGACGGTGTCGACGGCCACGTCGGGCAGTCGGCGCGAAATCTCGGCGACCTGTGCCCGGTACGGCGCGATGACGCCGATATCATCGGGGTCGACACCCGCTCGCCGGAACGATGCGACGACTTCGGCGACGCGGTCGGCCTCGATGGAGTTCGTGTTGCCGTCGGCGACGCCGTCGGGATCGACAAAGGAGACGGGGTCACGAAGTTCGGACGGCAAGGCGTCCGTCGAGACGCCCGGCAAATCGTCGAGTCGCTGGGCCGCGACCTCGCCGGTCGCCGGACGGAGCGCTCCGTCGTAGAACTCCCGACTCGAAAAGTATTGCACCCGCTGGCTCATCCGATACTGCTTGTCGAGCATCACGCCCGCCTCCGGATACGCCTCGATGAGCCGCTGGAACAGCGACTCCTGGAGGTCGTTTTCGGCCCGAACGACCGGCGGCAACTGCTGGTGGTCGCCGACCAACACGAACCGGTCTGCGAGGTTCGCCGCGAGGAACGTCCCCGGTTCGGTCAACTGTCCGGCCTCGTCGACGACGGCGGCGTCGAACTGTTGTTCCTTCAGGACGCGCGACCCGCAAGCGGCCGTCGTCGCCGCGACGACGCTGGCGTCCCGAAGCGCCGCGGCACGCTCTCGGGGGTCTCCGGACCGTTCGAGTCGGTACTCTTGCATGTCCTCTCGAACTCCAGTCTCCGACCCCCAGCGGACGATGTCTGTAAAGCCCTGCTCTTCGAGCGCCTCGATGGCGTTGTCGACGGCACGGTTCGTAAACGCCGACAGCAACACGCGCTCGCCGCGGTCGACGAGGGCGCGAATCGTCCGGGCCAGCGTGTAGGTCTTGCCCGTCCCCGGAGGGCCGTGAACGAGCGCGAAGTCCTCGGCGGTGACCGCGAGGTTCACCGCCTCGTCTTGGGCCGCGTTGTTGTCGATGTAGGTCCGCTTGCCGTCGCTGAACGACGGGTCGCGGCGGCCGAACAACACGTCCTTGCGGTCGGGGTCGCCACGGAGGATGGCGTCGTGAAGCGCCGTCAACTGCCTGTCGACGCCGATTTCGGAGGGGTACACGTCGAGTCGACGGAGTTCGAGCGGTTCGTCAGCGGTGACGACGATTTCGTCACCCAACTCCTCGACGGTCGCCAACTCCGCTGTCCCGCGTGTCGGATGCCCGTCGCTGGCCAGCACCCGGTCGCCTTCGCGTATCTTCGACACCGCCTCGGGGGTTCGTCGGGCCCGCAGTCGCCAGCGGCCGCCCGAAACCGGTTCTCGACCGAGCGGTTCGAGGTCCAGCAGTGCCCGGTCGTCGTCGGCGCGTTCCTCGGCGGATTGCTCCCACAGTTTTCGGTACTCGCGGTGGACCTCCCGGCGTTCCTCCTCGATGGCGCGATAGAACCGCTCGAAGTACGTCCGCTCTTCTTCGGGGAGCGGTTGGCCGATTTGGCCGGCCTTCGACTCCTGGTCGAGGCGGCCGGCGACGACCATGCAGGTGTCCTGTTCGAAGCAGTACTCGCATTTCGCGTCGGCCTCGTAGCCCGTCGGCACCGTCAGGTCGTACTCGGCGGCGGCGATTTCGTTGCGCTGGCGCAGGACGAACTTCAGGAAACCGGGGCCGATGGCGAACTCCTTGGCCGGCGAGAGGTCCCCGGATTCCTCGTTGCGGTCGAGTGCGGTGTTCTTGGTGTACAACAGCGTCCCCGTATCGGGTGCGTCCGCGACGCTATCGGCCAACAGAAGCGCATAACAGGCCGCCTGCACCTTGTCCTGAAATCGGGGGTCTCGCGTCGTGTTCTTGCCGGTCTTCAACTCGACGGGCATCCCGCGTCGGACGGCGTCTGCCCGACCCTTGATGCCGAAGCGCTCGGAGATGAGCGTCTGCTCGGAGCGCCAGGAATCCTCATCGGAGAGGGTACCCTGCTGGAGCCACCCCTGAATCGCGGCGGCGTTCTGCCGTACGTCGTCAGCGACCGAATCGGCCGTCTCCCCGAGCAACCCCAAATCGAGTGCGGCCTCGGCGACCCGCTCGTCGATGCTGTCCTCAAGGTCCCGGCCCCTGAGTAGGTCGCCGAACACTTCGTGGACGACGGTCCCCTTGATGACCGGATACTTCAGCGGAATCCCGCTCAGTTTGTTCAGGTAGTAGACGCGAGGACACTGCACCCACCCGCGGATGTCGGTCACGTCGACGAGGAAATCCGGTTCGACGACCACGAGCGAGTCGCCGGTCGTCGAGTACTGGGTCTCCCCGCGGAACTCCCTCTCTTCGGCGTCGGTGACGAGGAAATCCATTCCCTCTTCGAGGAGTTCGGCGGTTTCGGTCCACTTCCCCCACAGCGTCACCTGCACCGCCTCGGCGGCCTCCCGGTCGGGGCGAAGGAGTACTTCGGCGAGTTCGGAGGTCCCGCGACTCGTCTCGACGGTTCGGGGGTCGCGTGCCTCGACGATGGGGCCTCGAAGGTTCACATATTCCCCTGCGTCCTCGGCGGAAAAACGCTATCGGTCGTCGAAGCCGACACCTTCTTTCCGTTGCCGCACCGAGAACGCGGTATGCGCGTCCGTGACTGGCAGGACATCCTCGAAGACGTGGTCGATTCGGGAGCGGACCCGGGCGACTGGCGAGCGGTGGCCGGCGACCGTCGCGGCGGCGTCGGTGAGGACATGTTCCTCGGCCACCCCTCCGTCGGCGTCTATCAACTGAAGACCTACGCGAAGAACCCCTTCGAGGTGCAGGGCGTCGGCTCCCGCGTCGCCCGGAAAATCGACGACGAACTCGACCCGCTGTTCCCCGGCCAAGACAGCGGTGGTCGATTCGGCGTCAATCAGGGCATCGAGGACGAAGACGAGGCCAAACAGCGCGCGAAGGAACTCGAAACCGTCATCGAGACCCACGCGGAAGCGCCGACGACCGGCGACGCGCTGTTCGAGGACGTGATGGACGCCCTCGACAGCCCCGCCCACGGCCCGATGGCCTACGACATGTACGACCGTCCCGAAGGACTCGATGACCTCTCGGAGACGTTCGAGGAAGCCGAGGAACTGCTGACGAACGAACTGGATGACCTCATCGGGGAGAGCGACGTGGGCCGCGGGTTCCAGTAGCGTTTTTTGTGGCGTGTTATCGCGGTGTCTCGGTGCCCCACTTCTCCAGCGCCGTGGCGAGTTCGGGGGTTGACTCGGCGCGCGACTGGAGTGACTCACCCTCGACGGAGGCGTCGACGGCCGCCCGCAGTGCGCGAGCGCCCGCTTCGGTCCCGTCGGGGTGGCCGTGAATGCCGCCGCCGGCCTGTACCATGACGTTTGTCCCCAAGGCGTCGAGCAGTTGGTCGACGATACCCGGATGGAGGCCACCGCTTGCGACCGGCAGCACGTCGTTGTGACCGTGGAGGTCCGAGCGGAGCCACTCGTTGATGCCGGCGGTGTCTTCGTTTTCCAGTTTGCCGAGGCCCGCCGTCCCGGTGTGGATGTGGTCGACGCCACAGAGGCGCGCGAACTGTGCGAGACAGCGCATCGAGACGCCGTGTTGGGGCAGGCGGTCGAAGGCCGCATGCATCGCGCGGTGGGCGTGAATCGCCAAATCGAGGTCCTCGGTCCGACGGCGGACCGTCTGGAGGCCGCTCCACCCGGCCGTGATGATGTCGACCATCACGAACGACCCGCCCTGGTCGGCGACGTAGTCGGCGCGGCGGACCATCTCGTCGGTTTCGGCGGTGATGTTGACGAGGTAGTCCTTCCGTTCGCCAGTTTCCTCCTCGGCGCGGTCCCGCGCTTCCAGGGAATCGGCAACGCGCGTCTCGAAGGGGTTGAAATCCTGGTCGGTGAGGTTCTCGTCGTCCTTCAGCAAGTCGACGCCACCGACCCACGCGTCGTAGCCGACCTGGACGTGCTCTTCTGTCGACAGTCCGACTTTCGGCTTGGGGACGGTCGCAAGCGGCGGTCGGTCCCCGGCATCCAGGATTTCGGTTCGGACTGCCGAACCGTACTGCGGCCCGGGGAACGAGGCGGCAAGTCCCTCGGGCCACTCACAGTCGAGCAGTCGGATTGTATCGACGGCTTTCATCCCCATGATGTTGCCGGCGATACAGGACAACACCTGCGCCATACTGCCGTCCTCGAACAGGGCCTCGGGGTAGGCGACGGTTACCTCGGTGCCGTGTTCGCCGTCGTCGCCGATGTCGCAGGCCAGAGCCGAGTACTGCCGCACGTCGGATTCCGGCGAGAGCGCCGCCCACGTGCCGTTGGAACTCTCCGATGCGACGCGAGCGGCCGCCGCTTCGACCGACAGCCCTTCTCCCGGCACGAGTCGGAACGTACAGACGAGGTCGTCGGGTTGGGGGTCGTAGCTCTCGTCGAGGAAATCGGCGTACTCCATACCGAGAACCTTCGTCGCCTGGTGACTTAATAGGGGTTGCCGGTCGCCCACTCCCGAACGAAGCGCGGCGCTCACGAGAACGTCGAAGTCAGTCGAGAACAGTGTTCGCCGTACCGGACCGGCCGTCGGCAGCGACCGGTCGGTGGCCGAGTTCCTCGGCCCGAGGGGTCACTCCGGCTCTTCGCTGGTGTAGCTCCTGTAGCTCATCACTGACCCGTCGACGATGACCGTGTCGGCACCGTGTTGGCGTTCGTGCGGCGGGTCCTCGCCCAGCGCTTCCGTCTCAGCGTCGCCGTACTCGTATGGTGTGTGGTGCTTAACCATACCAGTGTTTCAGCACCCATCGTATATAAATCCTTGTCAGACGTTACCACTCGTATCCGGCCCGTTCGTCGTCGCCGCTTCCCTCTACGGAATCAGTATAAGTAACCCACTATCGACGGCGATTAACCTAATATTGGAAACACGAAACGAGATGTACGTTCATGAAGCGACGCACGTTTCTCGGGGCGACGGGGGCGACAGCCGCTGGGCTACTGGGAACCGGAACGACCACCGCACAGGTAGAGAGTCCGATCGAGAACGTGGAGATACTGACCGACTCGTTCGGGGTCAGCCACATCTACGCCGACGACGTGTACTCACTGAGTTTCGGCAACGGCTATGTACAGGCCAGAGACCGTCTCTTTCAGATGGACGCCGTCCGACTGCTCGGCCGCGGCGAGAGCGCCAAGTGGCTCGGTCCCGCACAGTTGCCGTCCGACATCGAGGTTCGCCGCGACCTCTACAGTCGCGAAGAGATAAACCAACAGTGGGAGCAGGCCAGCGAGACGACTCGTGAGGCCCTCCGTGGGTACGCCGACGGCGTCAACCGACGCATCAGCGAACTGGCGGCGAAGGGGAACCTCCCCGGGGAGTTCGCGGCGCTGGGGCGGGTCCCCGAACCGTGGAAACCCGAGGACTCCATCGCGTTCATCAACTACGCTATCGGCTTCTTCGGCGTCAACGGCGGGAGCGAACTGTCGAACGCGAAGACTCTCGCCGAGATGTTCGAGAACTTCGACAGCGAACGCGAGGCGTGGGAGGCCTACGGCGACCACAACCGCGTCGTCGTC contains:
- the rbcL gene encoding type III ribulose-bisphosphate carboxylase is translated as MEYADFLDESYDPQPDDLVCTFRLVPGEGLSVEAAAARVASESSNGTWAALSPESDVRQYSALACDIGDDGEHGTEVTVAYPEALFEDGSMAQVLSCIAGNIMGMKAVDTIRLLDCEWPEGLAASFPGPQYGSAVRTEILDAGDRPPLATVPKPKVGLSTEEHVQVGYDAWVGGVDLLKDDENLTDQDFNPFETRVADSLEARDRAEEETGERKDYLVNITAETDEMVRRADYVADQGGSFVMVDIITAGWSGLQTVRRRTEDLDLAIHAHRAMHAAFDRLPQHGVSMRCLAQFARLCGVDHIHTGTAGLGKLENEDTAGINEWLRSDLHGHNDVLPVASGGLHPGIVDQLLDALGTNVMVQAGGGIHGHPDGTEAGARALRAAVDASVEGESLQSRAESTPELATALEKWGTETPR
- a CDS encoding 3-keto-5-aminohexanoate cleavage protein codes for the protein MTIEQDSVKGNDPDKAVISASLTGALTTRDQCEAIPYTPEEIAEDAAAARENGAAIAHIHARTDNGSPTFDEETYQEIYDEVRARTDILINFSTGALHEPVDTRVKYVEGVRPDIAALNMGSMNYAKYSESRDDFVFDMVFENPFNEIREFLQAMNGSGVKPELECFDTGHIGNIRPFVESGDLEHPINFSLVMGVLGGIPPTVENLAHQVRQLPDSANWQVIGISREQWQLVAAALAMGGNVRVGLEDNFYLPNGEMSTNPELVAKAAEMTRNVGREPATPEEAADIMEIDADHF
- a CDS encoding enoyl-CoA hydratase/isomerase family protein, with protein sequence MATSDELSNEDLDVTVDDDDLVVRATIDRPDQRNALNDNVIDGLSAVLDFADDGPARVVVIRGAEGSFCAGGDIKSMASAVGQGSKAYREGFAGMKQLIEKAVDTAALTVAAVEGYCLAGGMGLAAACDVIVASEEATFGTPEVDIGIFPAQALVPIMRTVNEKQAFKYLFTGEHFDAETAQDIGFVTDLVPEAAFDEELNGLVDDLVTPSSFMIEIGKESFYNQREMNFDEALDYMREMVTMLAMSDDAEEGFNSFLTDGEPDWKGRPDEE
- a CDS encoding ABC transporter ATP-binding protein, with product MSSTPAIAADGLTKRYGTTPAVDGLDLSIPRGSVYGFLGPNGAGKTTTMRLLTTLTRPTEGTASVCGDPVTDREAVIEHVGYLPEVPPVYDELTAREGLRYVADLRRLGDIEEHIDAYLERFGLAEDADRRIGTYSKGMRQKTALIATVLHDPDVVFLDEPTSGLDPRAARTVRDLIADLAAEDVTVFLSTHILPVVEELADTVGVLSDGRLLAEGSPESLRQRVEGGEGTLEDAFLDITDEWD
- a CDS encoding AAA domain-containing protein, which gives rise to MNLRGPIVEARDPRTVETSRGTSELAEVLLRPDREAAEAVQVTLWGKWTETAELLEEGMDFLVTDAEEREFRGETQYSTTGDSLVVVEPDFLVDVTDIRGWVQCPRVYYLNKLSGIPLKYPVIKGTVVHEVFGDLLRGRDLEDSIDERVAEAALDLGLLGETADSVADDVRQNAAAIQGWLQQGTLSDEDSWRSEQTLISERFGIKGRADAVRRGMPVELKTGKNTTRDPRFQDKVQAACYALLLADSVADAPDTGTLLYTKNTALDRNEESGDLSPAKEFAIGPGFLKFVLRQRNEIAAAEYDLTVPTGYEADAKCEYCFEQDTCMVVAGRLDQESKAGQIGQPLPEEERTYFERFYRAIEEERREVHREYRKLWEQSAEERADDDRALLDLEPLGREPVSGGRWRLRARRTPEAVSKIREGDRVLASDGHPTRGTAELATVEELGDEIVVTADEPLELRRLDVYPSEIGVDRQLTALHDAILRGDPDRKDVLFGRRDPSFSDGKRTYIDNNAAQDEAVNLAVTAEDFALVHGPPGTGKTYTLARTIRALVDRGERVLLSAFTNRAVDNAIEALEEQGFTDIVRWGSETGVREDMQEYRLERSGDPRERAAALRDASVVAATTAACGSRVLKEQQFDAAVVDEAGQLTEPGTFLAANLADRFVLVGDHQQLPPVVRAENDLQESLFQRLIEAYPEAGVMLDKQYRMSQRVQYFSSREFYDGALRPATGEVAAQRLDDLPGVSTDALPSELRDPVSFVDPDGVADGNTNSIEADRVAEVVASFRRAGVDPDDIGVIAPYRAQVAEISRRLPDVAVDTVDRFQGSSKEVIVISFVATEDLTSPIFEDSRRMNVALTRAKKALVLVGDRGALSTDPFYARMLEWAA